A genome region from Eurosta solidaginis isolate ZX-2024a chromosome 2, ASM4086904v1, whole genome shotgun sequence includes the following:
- the Dus3 gene encoding tRNA-dihydrouridine(47) synthase [NAD(P)(+)]-like isoform X2, translating into MIEPCMYENCRFLHDMGVFMTSKPDDIGDKCPVFDATGYCKRGVTCRFSHAHMDEFGLNIISDDYDEKKEPTILNGITSALQFSLRKREYDFTRSKLLVAQADNLRDEKKKKLPNIKDNSHNHTEECVVEDTSIKTTNTPRASSDMDTAADKGVSVAKEPSNTGKTPIGAAVDDNETSGRDIAMNKTPVDFVNKLILSPLTTVGNLPFRRICKEFGADITCGEMACAAPIVKGLTQEWALTKRHISEDVFGVQLCGNNPNIIAQAAQLLQETTKIEYIDLNIGCPIELIYNHGGGCALMRRTNILETVVRSCSTMSSQIPFTVKMRTGIYADKSIAHDLMPLVEEWGAAAVTLHGRSREQRYTKNANWQYIEECAAKVQHIPVIGNGDILNFEDYNEKRKIAPHVSSVMIGRGALIKPWIFKEIKEQKPWNPTSTERFEILRTYVNYGLEHWGTDTKGVENTRRFLLEWQSFLYRYIPYELLAYPPQQINQRPKKFRGRDEMETLMSSPNSEDWVRLSEMLLGPVPDEFKFVPKHKANAY; encoded by the exons ATGATTGAGCCTTGCATGTATGAAAATTGTCGATTTTTACACGATATGGGTGTGTTTATGACGTCTAAGCCCGATGATATAGGTGATAAATGTCCCGTATTTGATGCCACTGGATATTGTAAACGAGGCGTTACATGTCGCTTTTCACATGCGCATATGGATGAATTTGGACTAAATATAATATCTGATGATTATGATGAAAAAAAGGAGCCCACGATTTTAAATGGTATTACTTCGG CACTACAGTTCTCTTTGCGCAAACGTGAATATGATTTTACCCGGAGCAAATTATTAGTTGCTCAAGCAGATAATTTGCgtgacgaaaagaaaaaaaaattgccgaaTATTAAAGATaatagccataaccataccgAAGAATGTGTGGTGGAAGATACCAGCATAAAAACTACAAACACGCCACGAGCATCCTCAGACATGGATACTGCCGCCGATAAGGGTGTCTCTGTGGCCAAAGAGCCATCCAACACTGGAAAAACACCAATCGGCGCAGCTGTTGATGATAACGAAACAAGCGGACGTGATATTGCTATGAATAAAACGCCTGTTGACTTTGTGAATAAACTTATACTCTCTCCGCTAACAACAGTAGGGAATTTGCCTTTCCGCCGTATATGCAAAGAATTTGGTGCAGATATCACTTGTGGTGAAATGGCATGCGCTGCACCAATTGTTAAAGGTTTAACACAGGAGTGGGCTCTGACCAAACGACACATTAGTGAGGATGTATTTGGTGTACAATTATGCGGCAATAACCCTAATATAATAGCGCAAGCAGCTCAATTATTACAAGAGACAACAAAGATCGAATATATAGATCTAAATATTGGTTGCCCTATAGAGTTGATATATAATCATGGTGGTGGTTGTGCGCTTATGCGACGTACTAATATTTTAGAAACCGTTGTGCGTTCATgttcgacaatgtcatcacaaatacCATTCACTGTAAAGATGCGCACTGGCATATATGCTGACAAAAGTATAGCACACGATTTGATGCCTTTAGTTGAAGAGTGGGGTGCAGCAGCAGTGACT TTGCATGGACGTTCACGTGAGCAACGTTATACTAAGAATGCAAATTGGCAGTATATAGAAGAGTGTGCAGCTAAAGTTCAGCATATACCAGTTATTGGTAACGGTGATATTTTGAATTTCGAAGACTATAATGAAAAGAGA AAAATTGCACCTCATGTGTCATCTGTAATGATCGGTCGTGGCGCTCTTATAAAACCTTGGATTTTTAAGGAGATTAAAGAACAAAAACCTTGGAATCCCACTTCGACGGAACGTTTCGAAATTTTACGTACGTATGTTAATTATGGTTTGGAACATTGGGGCACTGATACAAAGGGTGTTGAAAATACGCGTCGTTTTTTACTTGAATGGCAATCATTCCTTTATCGTTATATACCATATGAGCTATTAGCATATCCACCACAGCAAATAAACCAGCGTCCGAAGAAGTTTCGTGGGCGTGACGAAATGGAGACGTTGATGAGTTCGCCAAATTCTGAAGATTGGGTACGTTTGAGTGAGATGCTGCTAGGACCAGTGCCTGATGAATTTAAATTTGTGCCAAAGCATAAGGCAAATGCCTACTAG
- the Dus3 gene encoding tRNA-dihydrouridine(47) synthase [NAD(P)(+)]-like isoform X1 — translation MDKQREPGICYIKEEYLLPDVRDKAAQVENTELGTKRKLAEDNALEDGNAQKEQQLSKKQRKRGQNKNRPVFKTDSTQNLCKSLFNGHLPPMIEPCMYENCRFLHDMGVFMTSKPDDIGDKCPVFDATGYCKRGVTCRFSHAHMDEFGLNIISDDYDEKKEPTILNGITSALQFSLRKREYDFTRSKLLVAQADNLRDEKKKKLPNIKDNSHNHTEECVVEDTSIKTTNTPRASSDMDTAADKGVSVAKEPSNTGKTPIGAAVDDNETSGRDIAMNKTPVDFVNKLILSPLTTVGNLPFRRICKEFGADITCGEMACAAPIVKGLTQEWALTKRHISEDVFGVQLCGNNPNIIAQAAQLLQETTKIEYIDLNIGCPIELIYNHGGGCALMRRTNILETVVRSCSTMSSQIPFTVKMRTGIYADKSIAHDLMPLVEEWGAAAVTLHGRSREQRYTKNANWQYIEECAAKVQHIPVIGNGDILNFEDYNEKRKIAPHVSSVMIGRGALIKPWIFKEIKEQKPWNPTSTERFEILRTYVNYGLEHWGTDTKGVENTRRFLLEWQSFLYRYIPYELLAYPPQQINQRPKKFRGRDEMETLMSSPNSEDWVRLSEMLLGPVPDEFKFVPKHKANAY, via the exons ATGGATAAACAAAGAGAGCCTGGGATTTGTTATATCAAAGAAGA GTATCTGCTGCCAGACGTAAGAGATAAAGCGGCACAGGTAGAGAATACGGAGTTGGGAACTAAAAGAAAACTAGCAGAGGACAATGCTTTAGAGGATGGAAATGCACAGAAGGAGCAGCAGCTTAGTAAGAAACAGAGAAAGCGGGGACAGAATAAA AATCGCCCAGTATTCAAAACAGACAGCACTCAAAATTTGTGTAAGTCATTGTTCAACGGGCATTTGCCGCCAATGATTGAGCCTTGCATGTATGAAAATTGTCGATTTTTACACGATATGGGTGTGTTTATGACGTCTAAGCCCGATGATATAGGTGATAAATGTCCCGTATTTGATGCCACTGGATATTGTAAACGAGGCGTTACATGTCGCTTTTCACATGCGCATATGGATGAATTTGGACTAAATATAATATCTGATGATTATGATGAAAAAAAGGAGCCCACGATTTTAAATGGTATTACTTCGG CACTACAGTTCTCTTTGCGCAAACGTGAATATGATTTTACCCGGAGCAAATTATTAGTTGCTCAAGCAGATAATTTGCgtgacgaaaagaaaaaaaaattgccgaaTATTAAAGATaatagccataaccataccgAAGAATGTGTGGTGGAAGATACCAGCATAAAAACTACAAACACGCCACGAGCATCCTCAGACATGGATACTGCCGCCGATAAGGGTGTCTCTGTGGCCAAAGAGCCATCCAACACTGGAAAAACACCAATCGGCGCAGCTGTTGATGATAACGAAACAAGCGGACGTGATATTGCTATGAATAAAACGCCTGTTGACTTTGTGAATAAACTTATACTCTCTCCGCTAACAACAGTAGGGAATTTGCCTTTCCGCCGTATATGCAAAGAATTTGGTGCAGATATCACTTGTGGTGAAATGGCATGCGCTGCACCAATTGTTAAAGGTTTAACACAGGAGTGGGCTCTGACCAAACGACACATTAGTGAGGATGTATTTGGTGTACAATTATGCGGCAATAACCCTAATATAATAGCGCAAGCAGCTCAATTATTACAAGAGACAACAAAGATCGAATATATAGATCTAAATATTGGTTGCCCTATAGAGTTGATATATAATCATGGTGGTGGTTGTGCGCTTATGCGACGTACTAATATTTTAGAAACCGTTGTGCGTTCATgttcgacaatgtcatcacaaatacCATTCACTGTAAAGATGCGCACTGGCATATATGCTGACAAAAGTATAGCACACGATTTGATGCCTTTAGTTGAAGAGTGGGGTGCAGCAGCAGTGACT TTGCATGGACGTTCACGTGAGCAACGTTATACTAAGAATGCAAATTGGCAGTATATAGAAGAGTGTGCAGCTAAAGTTCAGCATATACCAGTTATTGGTAACGGTGATATTTTGAATTTCGAAGACTATAATGAAAAGAGA AAAATTGCACCTCATGTGTCATCTGTAATGATCGGTCGTGGCGCTCTTATAAAACCTTGGATTTTTAAGGAGATTAAAGAACAAAAACCTTGGAATCCCACTTCGACGGAACGTTTCGAAATTTTACGTACGTATGTTAATTATGGTTTGGAACATTGGGGCACTGATACAAAGGGTGTTGAAAATACGCGTCGTTTTTTACTTGAATGGCAATCATTCCTTTATCGTTATATACCATATGAGCTATTAGCATATCCACCACAGCAAATAAACCAGCGTCCGAAGAAGTTTCGTGGGCGTGACGAAATGGAGACGTTGATGAGTTCGCCAAATTCTGAAGATTGGGTACGTTTGAGTGAGATGCTGCTAGGACCAGTGCCTGATGAATTTAAATTTGTGCCAAAGCATAAGGCAAATGCCTACTAG
- the LOC137241976 gene encoding GTP-binding protein 10 homolog — MVQLFKCLLKAEKKPIRSHLRSAFIDSLRLTVRGGHGGNGVPKYGGVGGQGGCVYFVAKEGVSLRNVNQKYKTKRIAASSGEDSSKVRILGRRGVDERIEVPVGVQVIADGGKLLGDLNEHESTCIAAGGGAGGCSGNNFLGQPGDQRNINLDLKLIADVGLVGFPNAGKSTFLKSISNAKPKIAAYPFTTIRPQIGSVQYPDLRQITIADLPGLIEGAHANIGMGHKFLKHVERTRLLLLIVDIFGFRLSVEHTKRNCLENIYALNKELELYDETLLDKPCVLLLNKMDVQGARDILKTIKPTIKNLECGLEKCPEEIRPTKLINFERIIPISARSVKRIDVVKEELRDVLDRLAEEKYVPDALEVREQLRIKVGERGPKIT; from the exons ATGGTGCAATTATTTAAATGTTTGCTTAAAGCTGAAAAGAAG cCAATACGATCACACCTTCGAAGCGCTTTCATTGATAGCTTACGTTTGACGGTACGCGGTGGTCATGGCGGTAATGGAGTACCAAAATATGGCGGTGTTGGGGGACAAGGCGGCTGTGTATATTTTGTAGCCAAAGAAGGTGTAAGTTTACGAAATGTTAaccaaaaatataaaacaaaacgcATAGCGGCATCAAGTGGGGAGGATAGCAGTAAAGTACGTATACTTGGGCGTCGTGGTGTAGATGAACGTATTGAAGTGCCTGTAGGTGTACAAGTAATAGCTGATGGTGGAAAGCTACTCGGCGATTTAAATGAACATGAAAGTACATGTATAGCTGCGGGCGGTGGAGCTGGCGGCTGTTCGGGCAACAATTTTTTAGGTCAACCCGGTGATCAACGTAATATTAACTTGGATTTAAAATTAATTGCCGATGTAGGCTTGGTGGGCTTCCCAAATGCAGGCAAAAGCacatttttaaaatcaatttcTAATGCCAAACCCAAAATCGCCGCTTATCCGT TCACAACCATACGCCCACAAATCGGTTCAGTACAATATCCTGATTTACGCCAAATAACAATTGCTGATTTGCCTGGTTTGATAGAGGGTGCACATGCTAATATTGGCATGGGTCATAAGTTCCTCAAGCATGTGGAACGTACACGTTTGCTACTACTTATTGTTGATATATTTGGTTTTCGTTTAAGTGTGGAACATACAAAACGTAATTGCTTGGAGAATATTTATGCACTCAATAAAGAATTAGAGTTGTACGATGAAACTTTATTGGATAAGCCATGTGTGCTGCTGTTGAATAAAATGGATGTGCAAGGTGCACGCGACATATTAAAAACAATAAAGCCGACAATTAAAAATTTAGAATGTGGCTTAGAAAAATGCCCAGAAGAAATAAGACCAACGAAGCTTATTAACTTTGAGCGTATTATACCAATTTCTGCACGAAGTGTTAAACGTATCGATGTAGTGAAAGAAGAACTGCGTGATGTGCTGGATAGGTTAGCAGAGGAAAAATATGTACCAGATGCGTTGGAAGTGCGCGAGCAACTGCGCATTAAAGTGGGCGAACGTGGTCCTAAGATAACATAG